Proteins encoded together in one Capricornis sumatraensis isolate serow.1 chromosome 3, serow.2, whole genome shotgun sequence window:
- the MRPL28 gene encoding large ribosomal subunit protein bL28m isoform X2, protein MPLHKVPVGLWKRLRLREGICSRLPAHYLRSLEEERTPTPVHFRPHGAKFKINPKNGQWERVEDVAIPVHYPPESQLGLWGGEGWLKGHRYVNNDKTPKEDLCSKFGMDLKRGMLLRLARQDPQLHPDDPERRVAIYDKYKAFVIPEAEAEWVGLTLDEAVEKQRLLEEKDPVPLFKVYVEELVEQLQQQALSEPAVVQKRANRT, encoded by the exons ATGCCCCTGCACAAGGTCCCGGTCGGCCTGTGGAAGCGGCTGCGGCTGCGCGAGGGCATCTGTTCCCGCCTGCCCGCGCACTACCTgcgctccctggaggaggagcggACGCCCACACCCGTGCACTTCAGGCCGCACGGGGCCAAATTCAAGATCAACCCCAAGAACGGGCAGTGGGAGCGCGTGGAGGACGTGGCTATTCCCGTTCACTACCCCCCGGAGTCCCAGCTGGGGCTCTGGGGCGGCGAGGGCTGGCTGAAGGGTCACAGATATGTCAACAACGACAAG ACCCCGAAGGAGGACCTGTGCTCCAAGTTTGGGATGGACCTGAAGCGAGGGATGCTGTTGCGGCTCGCCCGTCAGGACCCCCAGCTGCACCCGGACGACCCCGAACGGAGGGTGGCCATCTATGACAAGTACAAG GCGTTTGTCATCCCAGAGGCAGAGGCTGAGTGGGTTGGTCTGACGCTGGACGAGGCCGTGGAAAAGCAGAGGCTCCTGGAAGAGAAG GACCCCGTGCCTCTGTTCAAGGTCTACGTGGAGGAGCTGGTTGAGCAGCTTCAGCAGCAGGCGCTGTCCGAGCCGGCTGTGGTACAGAAAAGAGCCAACAGGACGTAG
- the MRPL28 gene encoding large ribosomal subunit protein bL28m isoform X1, which yields MPLHKVPVGLWKRLRLREGICSRLPAHYLRSLEEERTPTPVHFRPHGAKFKINPKNGQWERVEDVAIPVHYPPESQLGLWGGEGWLKGHRYVNNDKFSKRVKKVWKPQLFQRELYSEILDTRFTVTVTMRTLDLIDEAYGFDFYILKTPKEDLCSKFGMDLKRGMLLRLARQDPQLHPDDPERRVAIYDKYKAFVIPEAEAEWVGLTLDEAVEKQRLLEEKDPVPLFKVYVEELVEQLQQQALSEPAVVQKRANRT from the exons ATGCCCCTGCACAAGGTCCCGGTCGGCCTGTGGAAGCGGCTGCGGCTGCGCGAGGGCATCTGTTCCCGCCTGCCCGCGCACTACCTgcgctccctggaggaggagcggACGCCCACACCCGTGCACTTCAGGCCGCACGGGGCCAAATTCAAGATCAACCCCAAGAACGGGCAGTGGGAGCGCGTGGAGGACGTGGCTATTCCCGTTCACTACCCCCCGGAGTCCCAGCTGGGGCTCTGGGGCGGCGAGGGCTGGCTGAAGGGTCACAGATATGTCAACAACGACAAG TTCTCCAAGAGGGTGAAGAAGGTGTGGAAGCCACAGCTGTTCCAGCGTGAGCTCTACAGTGAGATCCTGGACACCAGGTTCACTGTGACGGTGACTATGCGCACCCTGGACCTCATTGACGAGGCCTATGGGTTTGACTTCTACATCCTCAAG ACCCCGAAGGAGGACCTGTGCTCCAAGTTTGGGATGGACCTGAAGCGAGGGATGCTGTTGCGGCTCGCCCGTCAGGACCCCCAGCTGCACCCGGACGACCCCGAACGGAGGGTGGCCATCTATGACAAGTACAAG GCGTTTGTCATCCCAGAGGCAGAGGCTGAGTGGGTTGGTCTGACGCTGGACGAGGCCGTGGAAAAGCAGAGGCTCCTGGAAGAGAAG GACCCCGTGCCTCTGTTCAAGGTCTACGTGGAGGAGCTGGTTGAGCAGCTTCAGCAGCAGGCGCTGTCCGAGCCGGCTGTGGTACAGAAAAGAGCCAACAGGACGTAG